The following are encoded together in the Proteiniphilum saccharofermentans genome:
- a CDS encoding Gfo/Idh/MocA family oxidoreductase, with translation MKKENNLTRRSFLKTSAVAGAVGVIGTGSAGFLTSCSGGGKEGNAPLREPGTYYIPELPDLATDGKELKAGVVGCGGRGSGAAMNFLNAANGVTIVALGDVFQDKVDKLAEKLKDEKNIDIPADKRFVGLDAYKQVIDSDIDVLIDCTPPFFRPEHFRYAVEKNKHSFLEKPICVDSAGYRTIVAAARQAQAKNLSVVTGTQRHHQRGYVESFKQIMNGAIGEITGGTVYWNQSQLWYRDRQPQWNDFEFMVRDWVNWKWLSGDHIVEQHVHNIDVFTWFSGLKPVSAVGFGSRQRRVTGDQYDNFSIDFTMENGIHMHSMCRQINGCANNVSEFIQGTKGSWSSNGGHVIKDLAGNVIWQYDSEAEKATFQQTDPYTLEHVNLINCIRGNKPIEQASETAVSNMAGIMGREAAYTGQQVTWDAMTAAPLDYTPADLNIGKMDMSGFTVPVPGSGK, from the coding sequence ATGAAGAAAGAAAACAATCTAACCAGAAGGTCATTTCTGAAAACTTCTGCCGTGGCGGGAGCAGTCGGAGTGATCGGTACCGGCTCCGCGGGATTTCTGACATCCTGTAGTGGTGGAGGAAAAGAGGGTAATGCGCCTTTGAGAGAGCCTGGTACTTATTATATCCCCGAACTTCCTGACTTGGCAACTGACGGAAAAGAACTGAAAGCAGGTGTTGTAGGTTGCGGTGGACGTGGTTCGGGAGCAGCCATGAACTTCTTGAATGCAGCCAATGGCGTGACTATCGTCGCTTTGGGTGATGTGTTCCAGGACAAGGTCGACAAGCTGGCAGAGAAACTGAAGGACGAAAAAAATATCGATATTCCTGCCGATAAACGCTTTGTGGGATTGGATGCCTATAAACAGGTGATCGATAGCGATATCGACGTACTGATCGACTGCACTCCTCCTTTCTTCCGTCCTGAACATTTCAGATATGCGGTAGAGAAAAACAAACATAGTTTTCTGGAAAAACCGATCTGTGTAGACTCGGCAGGATATCGTACCATCGTAGCTGCAGCCAGGCAAGCGCAGGCCAAGAACTTATCCGTAGTTACCGGAACGCAACGCCACCATCAGCGCGGCTATGTGGAATCATTCAAACAAATCATGAATGGCGCTATTGGTGAAATTACCGGTGGAACGGTTTATTGGAACCAGTCTCAGTTGTGGTATCGCGACCGTCAACCACAATGGAACGATTTCGAGTTTATGGTACGCGACTGGGTGAACTGGAAATGGCTGTCGGGAGACCATATCGTGGAGCAGCATGTCCACAATATTGATGTATTTACCTGGTTCTCCGGATTGAAACCTGTCAGTGCAGTCGGTTTTGGTTCACGCCAACGTCGTGTGACGGGTGACCAGTACGATAATTTCAGTATCGACTTCACCATGGAGAACGGTATTCATATGCACAGTATGTGCCGCCAGATCAATGGTTGTGCCAACAACGTGAGCGAATTTATCCAGGGAACGAAAGGATCATGGTCGAGCAATGGTGGACATGTGATTAAGGATCTTGCCGGCAATGTGATCTGGCAATATGATAGTGAGGCTGAAAAGGCCACTTTCCAGCAAACGGATCCCTATACCCTGGAGCATGTCAATCTGATTAACTGCATACGGGGTAACAAACCAATCGAACAGGCATCTGAAACGGCTGTGTCGAATATGGCTGGAATCATGGGGCGTGAAGCAGCCTATACCGGACAGCAAGTGACCTGGGATGCCATGACTGCTGCTCCGCTTGATTACACTCCCGCCGACCTGAATATCGGTAAAATGGATATGTCCGGATTTACGGTACCCGTACCGGGAAGTGGAAAATAA
- a CDS encoding TIM barrel protein yields the protein MTLDRRRFLKTTLAGSAAVAIGGCTSFASANGKGDSCSKSKAKLNISFQEGTAPGANLNEKFDFMEKHGVVGFEPHGKPMLARLQEMKDALKGRNIKVSAVCAGFDGFILSTDPKIRKQCRDTMEALMIAAGELESVGVIIVPAFNSQVPVMPHTQETRDFLCEQFDEMGTFAQQHGTTVILEPLNRKEAFYLRQVADAASICRDINNPGVKCLGDFWHMTWEETCDMAAFLSAGDYLQHVHMASRKRRSMPGEDGDADDYVKGFKGLKMLGYDKYVSFECGAQGDRNIVVPAALELLRKQWEEA from the coding sequence ATGACACTCGACAGGAGAAGATTTTTAAAAACAACCCTTGCCGGTTCAGCAGCTGTGGCCATAGGTGGATGTACCTCGTTTGCTTCGGCAAACGGAAAGGGAGACTCTTGCTCTAAGAGTAAGGCGAAACTGAATATCTCTTTTCAGGAGGGAACCGCTCCCGGAGCCAACCTGAATGAGAAGTTCGATTTCATGGAAAAGCATGGTGTAGTGGGCTTTGAACCTCACGGAAAACCTATGCTTGCGAGATTACAGGAGATGAAAGACGCTCTCAAAGGGCGAAATATAAAAGTGAGTGCCGTCTGTGCCGGTTTTGATGGTTTTATCCTCTCTACCGATCCGAAGATCCGGAAACAATGCCGTGATACGATGGAAGCACTGATGATTGCCGCAGGTGAACTCGAATCAGTAGGTGTAATCATTGTACCTGCTTTTAACAGCCAGGTTCCGGTGATGCCCCACACGCAGGAGACACGCGATTTCCTCTGTGAGCAGTTTGACGAGATGGGCACTTTTGCACAACAACATGGCACGACTGTTATTCTCGAGCCGCTGAACCGCAAGGAGGCATTCTATCTCCGTCAGGTGGCTGATGCCGCTTCTATCTGCCGTGATATAAATAATCCGGGAGTGAAATGTTTGGGTGACTTCTGGCACATGACCTGGGAAGAGACTTGCGATATGGCTGCCTTCCTTTCTGCCGGAGATTACCTGCAACACGTGCATATGGCCAGCCGTAAACGGCGCAGCATGCCCGGAGAAGATGGTGATGCAGATGACTATGTGAAGGGGTTTAAAGGGCTCAAGATGCTTGGATACGACAAGTATGTCAGCTTTGAATGCGGTGCTCAGGGAGATCGTAATATAGTAGTGCCGGCAGCCCTTGAATTACTTCGTAAACAGTGGGAAGAAGCGTGA